A single window of Streptomyces aquilus DNA harbors:
- a CDS encoding class I SAM-dependent methyltransferase translates to MTTHNDDVDWDRWPVADYLAENYRELHPSDAAVIAHHSAFYRRFAPGEIARSVEFGAGPNLYPLILASAASRRIEAVEAGAGNIAYLERQILCGPEASWLPFHALCRRLNPDLPATLARSLAPVHVVHQDVRALERGGYGLASMHFVAEGATEDREEFADFCRAFVRCVAPGGSLVAAFMENLPTYRIGPASRWPGCPVDPATVRAVFAPLTVELTVHHIDSDPTLPDYGDSGMVLLTATVAAR, encoded by the coding sequence ATGACGACGCACAACGACGACGTGGACTGGGACCGTTGGCCGGTCGCGGACTACCTCGCGGAGAACTACCGCGAGCTGCACCCCTCGGACGCCGCCGTCATCGCCCACCACTCGGCCTTCTACCGCCGCTTCGCACCGGGCGAGATCGCGCGGTCGGTGGAGTTCGGCGCGGGACCCAATCTCTACCCGCTGATCCTCGCGTCGGCCGCCAGCCGCCGCATCGAGGCCGTCGAGGCGGGCGCCGGCAACATCGCCTACCTGGAGCGGCAGATCCTGTGCGGGCCGGAGGCGAGCTGGCTGCCCTTCCACGCGTTGTGCCGACGCCTCAACCCCGACCTGCCCGCCACGCTGGCCAGGTCGCTCGCGCCCGTGCACGTGGTCCACCAGGACGTCCGCGCCCTCGAACGGGGCGGATACGGGCTGGCGTCGATGCACTTCGTCGCGGAGGGGGCCACCGAGGACCGTGAGGAGTTCGCGGACTTCTGCCGCGCGTTCGTGCGGTGCGTCGCGCCGGGCGGGAGTCTGGTGGCGGCGTTCATGGAGAACTTGCCGACGTACCGGATCGGGCCGGCGTCGCGGTGGCCGGGCTGCCCCGTGGACCCGGCGACCGTGAGGGCCGTATTCGCTCCGCTGACCGTCGAATTGACGGTCCATCACATCGATTCCGATCCGACGCTGCCGGACTACGGGGACTCGGGGATGGTGCTCCTGACGGCTACCGTGGCGGCTCGGTGA
- a CDS encoding chaplin, which produces MKRVTRNGVIAVAAVSGAMAVSMPAYADSSADGAAADSPGVISGNTIQLPVHVPVDVCGNTVNVVGLLNPAAGNSCADESGAASGAPAGATAQGDEQDSPGVISGNGVQLPVHLPVNITGNSVNVVGVGNPATGNESVNTPGDAPGETPRHPAPKPSVPPKAHPGPKATVPAPRQPVASLAHTGTDLTLPAAAGSAALLLGGAALYRRFRPGAER; this is translated from the coding sequence ATGAAACGGGTTACCCGAAACGGTGTGATCGCCGTCGCCGCGGTGTCCGGCGCCATGGCTGTGTCGATGCCGGCGTACGCCGATTCCTCGGCGGACGGTGCCGCGGCCGATTCGCCCGGGGTGATCTCCGGCAACACGATCCAGCTGCCGGTGCACGTACCGGTCGACGTGTGCGGCAACACCGTGAACGTGGTGGGGCTCCTGAACCCGGCCGCGGGCAACAGCTGCGCCGACGAGAGCGGGGCGGCCTCCGGGGCACCCGCGGGCGCCACGGCCCAGGGCGACGAGCAGGACTCGCCCGGCGTGATCTCCGGCAACGGCGTCCAGCTCCCCGTCCACCTGCCCGTGAACATCACGGGCAACAGCGTGAACGTGGTCGGCGTCGGCAACCCGGCCACCGGCAACGAGTCCGTCAACACCCCCGGCGACGCACCCGGCGAGACCCCGCGGCACCCGGCCCCGAAGCCGTCCGTGCCGCCCAAGGCGCACCCGGGCCCCAAGGCCACCGTGCCCGCGCCCCGGCAGCCCGTGGCCTCCCTCGCCCACACCGGCACCGATCTCACGCTCCCGGCCGCGGCGGGCAGTGCCGCGCTGCTGCTCGGCGGAGCGGCGCTGTACCGGCGGTTCCGCCCCGGGGCGGAGCGCTGA
- a CDS encoding alpha/beta hydrolase, which yields MLAKLSGRPLLRHCAVTGAVGLALLGAGLPTVTTDKDKDEPDLSRFYDQKVTWSRCKGLDAPKDLQCGKVTVPLDYSRPKAGTLELALARYRATGDSRGSLLLNFGGPGGAGVSELAAGGDEFMGLTKGYDVVSFDPRGVGRSSPVSCGDGTDEALAATDDGSEVSDDPRSVLTQLKRAAAACAEHSGPVLPHIGTVDAARDLDVMRQALGDKKLNYLGFSYGTRLGAVYAAQFPGKVGRLVLDGVDTLTEPMTEQALVGAEGQQKALDDFIDWCAEDIACPFGQDPRSARDQVVRLIDSLDEDPVPTDWGGTFSGQDLVGAISQALYSRELWPSLERAVAQLVEDGDTRGVLSFTGGGYALPRRAAGDDGDGGLADEEDVPLDNLPAALMAINCADDPDRPGADEITRNLGRLRAEYEEVSPVFGRYRLTEVLMCYGRPKGTDYIREDVRDVDSPKMLLVGTRGDPATPYRWTVETAKRLGDAAVVLDNKGDGHTGYGSSKCVQRKVDTFLLYGSLPPSGSSCGSEEDDR from the coding sequence ATGCTGGCCAAGCTGTCTGGGCGGCCCCTGCTCCGGCACTGCGCGGTCACCGGGGCGGTCGGACTGGCGCTGCTGGGCGCGGGGCTGCCGACGGTGACCACGGACAAGGACAAGGACGAGCCGGACCTGTCGCGGTTCTACGACCAGAAGGTCACGTGGTCCAGGTGCAAGGGCCTGGACGCGCCCAAGGACCTTCAGTGCGGCAAGGTCACCGTCCCCCTCGACTACTCCCGGCCCAAGGCGGGCACGCTCGAACTGGCCCTGGCCCGATACCGGGCGACCGGCGATTCCCGGGGTTCGCTGCTGCTGAACTTCGGCGGTCCGGGCGGCGCCGGCGTCAGCGAACTGGCCGCCGGTGGCGACGAGTTCATGGGCCTGACCAAGGGCTACGACGTGGTGTCCTTCGATCCGCGCGGCGTCGGCCGGTCCTCGCCGGTCAGTTGCGGGGACGGCACCGACGAGGCGCTGGCGGCGACGGACGACGGTTCCGAGGTGAGCGACGATCCGCGGTCCGTGCTCACGCAGTTGAAGAGGGCCGCCGCCGCGTGCGCCGAGCACTCCGGCCCCGTCCTGCCCCACATAGGCACCGTCGACGCGGCTCGCGACCTCGACGTGATGCGCCAGGCACTCGGCGACAAGAAGCTCAACTACCTCGGTTTCTCCTACGGAACCCGGCTCGGCGCGGTGTACGCGGCCCAGTTCCCGGGGAAGGTGGGGCGGTTGGTCCTCGACGGCGTCGACACCCTGACCGAGCCCATGACGGAGCAGGCCCTGGTGGGCGCCGAAGGGCAGCAGAAGGCGCTGGACGACTTCATCGACTGGTGCGCCGAGGACATCGCCTGTCCGTTCGGCCAGGACCCGCGCAGCGCCCGGGACCAGGTGGTACGGCTGATCGACTCCCTGGACGAGGACCCGGTGCCGACCGACTGGGGCGGCACCTTCTCCGGCCAGGACCTCGTGGGCGCCATCTCCCAGGCCCTCTACAGCAGGGAGCTGTGGCCGTCCCTGGAGCGGGCCGTCGCCCAGCTCGTCGAGGACGGCGACACGCGTGGCGTCCTGAGCTTCACGGGCGGCGGCTACGCGCTGCCGCGCCGGGCGGCCGGCGACGACGGCGACGGCGGGCTCGCCGACGAGGAGGACGTCCCGCTGGACAACCTGCCGGCCGCGCTGATGGCGATCAACTGCGCGGACGACCCGGACCGCCCCGGGGCCGACGAGATCACCCGGAACCTCGGCCGGCTGCGCGCCGAGTACGAGGAGGTCTCCCCCGTCTTCGGCCGCTACCGCCTGACCGAGGTCCTGATGTGCTACGGCCGCCCCAAGGGCACCGACTACATCCGCGAGGACGTCCGGGACGTCGACAGCCCGAAGATGCTGCTTGTCGGCACCCGCGGCGACCCGGCGACGCCGTACCGCTGGACGGTGGAGACCGCGAAGCGGCTGGGCGACGCGGCCGTGGTGCTCGACAACAAGGGCGACGGCCACACCGGGTACGGCTCCTCGAAGTGCGTGCAGCGCAAGGTCGACACCTTCCTGCTGTACGGCTCCCTGCCGCCCAGCGGCAGCTCCTGCGGCTCGGAGGAGGACGACCGGTGA